From the genome of Pukyongia salina, one region includes:
- a CDS encoding amidohydrolase, with the protein MKEELIVGIIQSPLHWEDPVSNREMFSTKIISIADNADLIVLPEMFTTGFSMNASRLAEENEGPTLSWMQSQATEHDLAITGSVIVKDKDRFYNRLYFVFPDGSYDWYDKKHTFTLAGEHRTYTAGNEKLIVEYKGWKICPLICYDLRFPVWARNTEDYDLLIYVANWPEKRIKAWDALLKARAIENMSYCVGVNRVGEDGNGHTYVGHSAIYDVLGDCISGEEIENEFSINVSLNKKHIQETRKKLQFLNDRDTFNLI; encoded by the coding sequence ATGAAAGAAGAACTGATTGTAGGAATAATTCAATCTCCGCTACATTGGGAGGACCCCGTTTCGAACCGGGAGATGTTCTCTACTAAAATAATTTCTATTGCCGATAATGCAGATCTAATCGTGTTACCGGAGATGTTCACCACTGGATTTTCCATGAATGCTTCCCGGCTAGCCGAGGAAAACGAAGGGCCCACCCTTTCCTGGATGCAGTCTCAGGCGACCGAACATGACCTGGCAATAACCGGAAGTGTGATCGTAAAAGATAAAGATAGATTTTACAATCGCCTTTATTTCGTATTTCCGGATGGCAGTTACGACTGGTACGATAAAAAACACACCTTTACCCTCGCGGGAGAGCATCGTACTTATACAGCCGGAAATGAGAAACTAATAGTAGAATATAAGGGTTGGAAGATATGTCCATTAATTTGTTATGATCTGCGTTTTCCTGTATGGGCGCGAAATACCGAAGATTACGATCTCCTTATCTATGTTGCCAATTGGCCCGAAAAGCGTATAAAAGCCTGGGATGCCTTACTCAAAGCCAGAGCTATAGAGAACATGAGTTATTGTGTGGGCGTAAACCGGGTAGGAGAAGATGGGAATGGGCATACATATGTGGGTCATAGCGCCATTTACGATGTTCTGGGCGATTGTATTTCAGGAGAGGAAATTGAGAACGAATTTAGTATCAATGTTTCCCTGAATAAAAAGCATATACAAGAAACCCGAAAGAAATTACAGTTCCTCAACGACCGTGATACTTTTAATCTAATATAA
- a CDS encoding tetratricopeptide repeat-containing hybrid sensor histidine kinase/response regulator, which yields MKRVIIHLLMLLFVAPVISQEASDIPSISEQKEQFRILKKTADEYYNSGNYRKSLESNISLLKIALKLNDPFYKHQGYRLLAYDYLAMNDTLMARENFSKSILFAKEAENDTATAHMYMDMANIYSTIQPNYKKAMDYHNKSVDMLKQINDSVNLAKAHFNTVLTAFEAGEYNEGYAHLLRARKLEKFEPHASYGVALDNLMGEYYYSKEKYELAQKYLRKAAEVAEREGFTLELENAYFYLSECLYNLEEYQEAFLIKDKYEEYSIENMEKALYAEKDETSARFAIEEYRKEVQAAELQNSLQAEIVRNKSMLNNVLLIVSFCVLFLLLVLYLAYRKRKELVAELRVKNAEYLMAKEESERLAKAKSNFFSTVSHELRTPLYGVIGLSTLLLEDKGLKSHENDLKSLKFSADYLLALINDVLHLNKIDSKTVENEKAYFNLREQIKTIVSSFEYMRIQNSNTFHINIDEDVPKLIRGNSVRLSQILMNLIGNACKFTEHGEIYVNASLKEISSNQATISFSIKDTGIGIAEGKQASIFEEFSQGNNINYNYQGSGLGLPIVRKLLELSNSEIHVESKLGEGSVFSFDLTYDILNKAYKKETVKTLDTKDLKDKRILIVEDNRINQTVTLKILEREGVICEIAENGEIAIEMEKKSNYDLILMDINMPVMNGLEATRGIRKRNKSIPILALTAVEVEEMRFSIYDSGMNDIIVKPYDIGKFTQTILKHLNGTDSQGDMSKLQAI from the coding sequence ATGAAAAGAGTGATAATTCACTTGCTTATGCTTCTGTTCGTAGCCCCCGTTATATCCCAGGAGGCTTCGGATATTCCCTCTATTTCAGAACAAAAAGAGCAGTTCAGGATTCTCAAGAAAACTGCAGATGAGTATTACAATAGTGGTAATTATCGTAAATCGCTCGAATCTAACATATCCTTACTGAAAATAGCCCTAAAGCTTAATGATCCGTTTTATAAGCACCAGGGATACCGCCTTTTAGCATACGATTACCTGGCCATGAACGATACGTTGATGGCTCGCGAAAACTTTAGTAAATCCATACTCTTCGCGAAAGAAGCCGAGAACGATACAGCAACGGCCCATATGTATATGGATATGGCGAATATTTATTCGACCATTCAGCCAAATTATAAAAAGGCGATGGACTACCACAACAAGTCGGTAGACATGCTAAAACAGATAAATGATTCGGTTAATCTTGCCAAAGCACATTTTAATACGGTACTTACAGCCTTTGAAGCAGGTGAGTATAACGAAGGTTACGCGCATTTATTAAGGGCAAGAAAACTGGAAAAATTCGAACCACACGCATCTTATGGGGTGGCTCTCGATAATCTCATGGGTGAATACTATTACAGCAAGGAGAAGTATGAACTTGCGCAAAAATATCTTAGAAAAGCCGCCGAAGTAGCCGAACGAGAAGGCTTCACCCTGGAATTGGAAAACGCTTATTTCTATCTAAGTGAATGTTTATATAACCTGGAAGAATACCAGGAAGCCTTTCTTATAAAGGATAAATACGAAGAATACTCCATTGAGAATATGGAGAAGGCGCTTTACGCCGAAAAGGATGAAACTTCTGCCCGATTTGCGATCGAAGAATACAGGAAGGAAGTTCAGGCTGCTGAATTGCAAAACAGCTTACAGGCAGAAATTGTGCGTAACAAGAGTATGCTTAATAATGTGTTGCTCATTGTTTCCTTTTGTGTATTATTCCTATTGCTAGTACTATATCTTGCTTACAGAAAGCGAAAGGAATTAGTAGCCGAATTACGTGTAAAAAATGCCGAATATTTAATGGCCAAGGAGGAGTCTGAGCGACTTGCGAAAGCCAAAAGTAACTTCTTCTCTACAGTAAGTCACGAATTGAGAACACCGCTATACGGAGTTATCGGACTTAGCACCTTATTACTTGAAGACAAAGGATTGAAATCTCACGAAAACGACTTGAAATCGCTCAAGTTTTCAGCAGATTACCTGCTGGCGTTGATCAACGACGTTTTACACCTAAACAAAATTGATTCGAAAACCGTGGAAAATGAAAAAGCTTACTTCAATCTAAGGGAGCAGATCAAGACGATCGTTTCTTCCTTCGAATACATGCGTATTCAGAATTCCAATACATTTCACATCAATATAGATGAAGATGTACCTAAGTTGATACGAGGAAATTCGGTGAGACTATCCCAAATATTAATGAATCTAATAGGGAATGCGTGTAAGTTCACAGAACATGGAGAAATCTACGTAAATGCTTCACTAAAGGAAATTTCATCAAACCAGGCCACCATTTCCTTCTCGATCAAGGACACTGGTATTGGTATTGCTGAAGGGAAACAAGCCTCGATATTTGAGGAATTCTCACAAGGGAATAATATTAATTACAATTACCAGGGTAGCGGACTTGGACTGCCTATCGTTCGAAAATTACTGGAGTTGTCCAATTCAGAGATCCATGTGGAAAGCAAACTGGGGGAAGGATCGGTTTTTAGCTTCGATCTTACCTACGATATCTTGAATAAAGCGTACAAAAAGGAGACGGTTAAAACTTTAGATACGAAAGATCTAAAGGACAAGCGAATTCTAATAGTAGAAGATAATAGGATCAACCAAACTGTTACCTTAAAAATTCTGGAACGCGAAGGCGTAATTTGTGAAATTGCTGAAAATGGAGAGATCGCGATAGAAATGGAGAAGAAATCTAATTACGATCTTATTCTTATGGACATCAATATGCCGGTAATGAATGGTTTGGAAGCAACTCGGGGAATTCGTAAACGAAATAAGAGCATTCCTATTCTCGCACTTACCGCAGTTGAAGTTGAAGAAATGAGATTTAGTATTTACGATTCAGGAATGAACGATATCATTGTAAAACCTTACGATATCGGTAAATTCACTCAAACCATATTAAAGCATCTTAACGGTACCGATTCTCAGGGGGATATGTCTAAATTACAGGCTATTTAA
- a CDS encoding succinate dehydrogenase/fumarate reductase iron-sulfur subunit translates to MKLTLKIWRQKNAAAKGSMKTYPIDGIDGDMSFLEMLDVLNTQLINKGEEPVVFDHDCREGICGTCSLQINGEPHGPDRLITTCQLHMRKFNDGDTIIIEPFRAKAFPVIKDLMVDRSSFDRIQQAGGYISVNTSGNTIDANAIPIEKDDADASFNAAACIGCGACVAACKNASAMLFTAAKVSQFALLPQGQVEASRRVLNMVEQMDKEGFGNCTNTGACEVECPKGISLENIARMNREYLSASLKG, encoded by the coding sequence ATGAAGCTTACACTTAAAATATGGCGTCAAAAGAACGCCGCTGCAAAAGGAAGTATGAAAACATATCCAATCGATGGAATTGATGGAGATATGTCTTTCCTCGAAATGTTAGATGTACTAAATACGCAACTCATTAACAAAGGGGAAGAACCGGTGGTTTTCGATCACGACTGCAGGGAAGGAATTTGTGGTACCTGTTCATTGCAGATCAATGGCGAACCACATGGTCCCGACCGGCTCATCACAACTTGCCAATTGCATATGCGAAAATTCAACGATGGCGATACTATTATTATAGAGCCATTCCGGGCTAAAGCTTTTCCGGTGATAAAGGATCTTATGGTAGATCGAAGTTCGTTTGATCGTATACAGCAGGCCGGAGGTTACATTTCGGTTAATACATCTGGAAACACAATAGATGCGAATGCTATTCCTATAGAAAAGGATGATGCGGATGCTTCATTTAACGCTGCTGCCTGTATTGGGTGTGGCGCTTGTGTTGCTGCCTGTAAGAATGCCAGTGCGATGCTATTCACCGCCGCTAAAGTGAGTCAGTTTGCGCTTCTTCCGCAAGGGCAGGTTGAAGCTAGCCGAAGGGTACTGAACATGGTAGAGCAGATGGATAAGGAAGGGTTTGGTAATTGTACCAATACGGGAGCTTGCGAGGTGGAATGCCCAAAAGGAATTTCGCTGGAAAATATCGCACGTATGAACCGGGAATACCTAAGCGCCAGTTTAAAAGGATAA
- a CDS encoding fumarate reductase/succinate dehydrogenase flavoprotein subunit: MSILNSKVPQGPLSEKWTKHKNDIDLVNPANKRNIDVIVVGTGLAGGSAAATLAELGYNVKTFCYQDSPRRAHSIAAQGGINAAKNYQGDGDSTYRLFYDTIKGGDYRSREANVYRLAEVSANIIDQCVAQGVPFAREYGGLLDNRSFGGVLVSRTFYAKGQTGQQLLLGAYSAMNRQINRGKIKPYNRHEMLDLVIVDGKARGIIARDMVTGELERHSAHAVVIASGGYGNVFYLSTNAMGSNVTASWKIHKRGAYFANPCYTQIHPTCIPVSGDHQSKLTLMSESLRNDGRIWVPKKKEDAIAIQQGKLKPVDLAEEDRDYYLERRYPSFGNLVPRDVASRAAKERCDAGFGVNKTGEAVFLDFASAIMRYGREAAAVDHIENPSEEKIRELGEKVIEAKYGNLFQMYEKIVDENPYKTPMMIYPAVHYTMGGVWVDYNLETTIPGCFCAGEANFSDHGANRLGASALMQGLADGYFVLPYTIGDYLADDIRTGPIPVNTPEFDEAENNIRLQLEKLIKNKGTRSVDYFHKRLGKIMWNNVGMSRNEQGLKEAISSIRELRDEFWRDVLVPGDANEVNPELEKAMRVADFLELGELFAVDALHRKESCGGHFREEYQTEEGEAMRDDENFMYVAAWEYTGDPGKAILHKENLEYDNIEVKTRSYK; encoded by the coding sequence ATGTCGATATTGAATTCAAAAGTACCTCAAGGACCTTTAAGTGAGAAGTGGACAAAACACAAAAATGATATAGACCTGGTAAACCCGGCGAATAAGCGAAATATAGATGTGATCGTAGTAGGGACCGGACTGGCCGGTGGTAGTGCCGCCGCAACATTAGCCGAACTAGGTTACAATGTAAAGACATTCTGCTATCAGGATTCTCCTCGTAGAGCGCACTCTATCGCCGCTCAGGGTGGGATCAATGCCGCCAAGAACTATCAGGGTGATGGGGATTCTACCTATAGATTATTTTACGATACAATTAAAGGTGGCGATTACAGATCGAGGGAAGCCAACGTCTATCGTCTGGCAGAAGTTTCGGCCAATATCATAGACCAATGCGTTGCTCAGGGAGTGCCGTTTGCCCGGGAATACGGAGGTCTGCTGGACAACCGTTCCTTTGGGGGTGTATTGGTGTCGAGAACATTTTACGCCAAAGGACAAACAGGGCAACAACTACTTTTGGGGGCTTATTCGGCGATGAATAGGCAAATTAATCGGGGAAAGATAAAACCATATAACCGTCATGAGATGCTCGATCTTGTTATCGTTGATGGAAAAGCCAGAGGGATCATCGCACGCGATATGGTAACCGGAGAGCTTGAAAGACATTCGGCCCATGCCGTAGTGATCGCGAGTGGAGGATATGGTAATGTATTTTACCTCTCTACCAATGCAATGGGAAGTAATGTTACAGCCTCCTGGAAGATCCATAAGCGTGGAGCTTATTTTGCAAATCCTTGCTATACTCAAATACATCCCACCTGTATCCCTGTTTCTGGAGATCATCAGTCTAAACTCACGTTAATGTCTGAATCCCTTCGGAATGACGGCCGGATCTGGGTTCCGAAGAAAAAAGAAGATGCCATAGCCATACAACAGGGAAAACTTAAACCTGTAGACCTGGCTGAGGAAGATAGGGACTATTACCTGGAAAGACGTTATCCGTCGTTTGGTAACCTTGTACCGAGAGATGTGGCCTCCCGGGCAGCAAAGGAAAGATGCGACGCCGGCTTTGGAGTGAATAAGACGGGGGAAGCTGTTTTTCTTGATTTTGCATCGGCTATCATGAGATATGGAAGGGAAGCCGCAGCCGTTGATCATATAGAGAATCCTTCAGAAGAAAAAATTAGAGAATTAGGTGAAAAGGTGATCGAGGCCAAATACGGTAACCTTTTCCAGATGTACGAAAAGATCGTAGATGAGAATCCGTACAAAACGCCAATGATGATCTACCCTGCCGTACATTACACCATGGGAGGTGTTTGGGTTGATTACAATCTCGAAACGACCATTCCCGGTTGTTTCTGTGCAGGCGAAGCCAATTTCAGCGATCATGGAGCTAACAGATTAGGGGCTTCTGCCCTAATGCAGGGACTGGCCGATGGTTATTTTGTATTGCCATACACCATTGGTGATTATCTCGCAGACGATATTAGAACCGGACCAATACCTGTCAACACGCCCGAATTTGACGAAGCGGAGAACAATATCAGGTTACAGCTCGAGAAACTTATCAAAAATAAAGGGACGAGATCTGTAGATTATTTCCATAAACGCCTTGGGAAGATAATGTGGAATAACGTAGGGATGTCCCGTAATGAACAAGGTTTGAAAGAAGCCATATCCTCAATCCGGGAATTACGTGATGAATTTTGGAGAGATGTTTTGGTGCCTGGTGATGCTAACGAAGTGAACCCAGAGTTGGAAAAGGCGATGCGGGTAGCAGATTTTCTGGAATTAGGGGAGTTGTTCGCCGTCGATGCTTTGCACCGTAAAGAATCCTGCGGAGGACATTTTAGAGAAGAGTATCAGACAGAGGAAGGTGAGGCAATGCGCGACGATGAAAATTTCATGTATGTCGCTGCCTGGGAATATACGGGAGATCCAGGGAAAGCAATTCTTCATAAGGAAAACCTGGAATACGATAATATTGAAGTTAAGACAAGAAGTTATAAATAA
- a CDS encoding ComF family protein translates to MKKIFYGRIPLENATSLLLFQKKGITQQLLHNLKYRGQQEIGTFLGTWLGSELAEHPDYKGVDLVIPVPLHRKKRRIRGYNQVSHFAIEIANKLGADYSESILQKKTGTRSQVFKNRLTRSQTHQIFELRETDLLKGKHVLVVDDIVTTGATLENCALALIKNGDVRVSFATMAMA, encoded by the coding sequence ATGAAGAAGATTTTTTATGGTAGAATACCTCTGGAGAATGCTACTTCCCTGCTATTATTTCAGAAAAAGGGCATCACACAACAGTTGCTTCATAACCTTAAATATCGGGGACAGCAGGAAATTGGCACTTTTCTGGGTACCTGGCTGGGAAGCGAATTGGCCGAACATCCCGATTATAAAGGCGTCGATCTTGTTATTCCTGTCCCTTTACACCGTAAGAAGCGCAGGATAAGAGGGTATAACCAGGTTTCTCACTTCGCAATTGAGATCGCAAATAAACTGGGGGCGGATTATTCGGAAAGTATCTTACAAAAAAAGACAGGAACCCGCTCCCAGGTATTCAAGAATCGCCTTACTCGCAGCCAGACGCATCAGATATTCGAACTTCGTGAAACCGACCTTTTAAAAGGCAAACACGTCTTAGTTGTAGACGATATAGTGACCACGGGTGCTACATTGGAAAATTGTGCATTAGCGCTAATTAAGAATGGTGATGTTAGAGTAAGTTTTGCCACCATGGCAATGGCATAA
- a CDS encoding Ig-like domain-containing protein, giving the protein MKQRLYFIPIVLFAILIMANCAKKGRPSGGPLDTIPPIIVRSVPENFSTNFNESEIRIYFDEYIKLKNLQENLIISPPMKYAPVITPLNTSKMLRIKLLDTLAENTTYSINFGKSIVDNNEENEFEFFKYVFSTGSYIDSLKVRGKILDAELRGAQFPVTVMLYELNDTFNDSTIYKEKPMYISATRDSSNTFEITNVAEGRYKLLALKEKSNDYIFQPKSDKIGFLEEIVELPTDTSYTLKIFKEVPELSIARPAHLSKYHILFGYEGKPKDLSITPLSELPDAFVSKTIKDIKTDTLHYWFKPEIETDSLLFLVGNKEQTDTVEVRMKNLYADSLVVTAHTVGTLVPRDTMKLKTSTPLVAIDDSMISIMDKDSVDISFATRIHPSNNLAEIIFPRGEDQRYKVDLFPGALTDFYENVSDSLTYRVDTKDNSDYGTIAIRIENIDSFPVIVQLLSEKNVTVDERLLTANSVVNFDYIKPGNYYIRIVFDSNDNGIWDTGNFLKKQQPEVIKYYPKKIEVRANWSLNETFILD; this is encoded by the coding sequence ATGAAGCAACGCCTTTACTTTATTCCTATTGTTTTATTTGCTATTCTTATTATGGCAAATTGCGCGAAAAAAGGAAGGCCCAGTGGAGGTCCCCTGGACACAATACCCCCCATTATCGTAAGAAGTGTCCCTGAGAATTTCTCCACAAATTTCAATGAATCTGAGATCAGAATTTATTTCGATGAATATATTAAGCTGAAGAACCTTCAGGAAAACCTTATCATTTCACCTCCGATGAAATATGCTCCTGTGATCACTCCGCTAAACACGTCGAAAATGCTTCGGATAAAACTTCTGGATACCCTTGCCGAGAATACTACCTATTCAATAAATTTTGGGAAAAGCATTGTAGACAATAATGAGGAGAATGAGTTCGAATTCTTCAAGTACGTCTTCTCTACCGGTAGTTATATAGACAGTCTAAAGGTTAGGGGTAAAATATTGGATGCCGAATTAAGAGGAGCCCAATTTCCTGTAACAGTCATGCTGTACGAACTTAATGATACCTTTAATGACTCCACGATCTATAAGGAAAAGCCGATGTATATTTCTGCCACGCGTGACAGCTCCAATACCTTCGAGATCACCAATGTTGCAGAAGGCAGGTATAAGCTACTGGCCCTGAAAGAAAAATCCAACGACTATATTTTTCAGCCAAAGTCGGACAAGATCGGTTTCCTGGAGGAGATCGTTGAATTACCAACAGATACTTCATATACGCTTAAAATTTTTAAAGAGGTCCCCGAATTGAGTATCGCCAGACCTGCTCATCTAAGTAAGTACCATATTCTTTTTGGCTATGAAGGAAAACCCAAGGATCTAAGTATTACACCACTATCGGAGCTCCCCGACGCATTTGTTTCAAAAACAATAAAAGATATAAAGACAGATACCCTGCATTATTGGTTCAAACCAGAGATTGAAACAGATTCGTTACTATTTTTAGTAGGGAACAAAGAACAGACAGACACAGTTGAAGTACGCATGAAAAACCTATATGCAGATTCACTAGTGGTAACTGCGCATACCGTAGGAACATTGGTTCCCCGGGACACTATGAAATTAAAAACTTCTACACCTTTAGTGGCCATAGACGATTCTATGATAAGCATCATGGATAAGGATTCTGTCGATATTTCATTTGCTACGCGCATTCACCCCTCGAATAACCTGGCTGAGATTATTTTCCCGAGAGGAGAAGATCAACGGTATAAGGTAGATCTATTTCCGGGAGCACTCACCGATTTTTATGAGAATGTAAGTGATAGCCTAACCTATCGCGTGGACACTAAAGACAATTCAGACTATGGTACGATTGCCATCAGGATTGAGAATATCGATAGTTTTCCAGTGATAGTTCAGTTACTTTCAGAAAAAAATGTTACTGTAGATGAGCGTTTACTTACAGCAAATTCAGTAGTGAATTTTGACTATATCAAGCCTGGTAATTACTACATTCGTATTGTTTTCGACTCAAATGACAATGGAATATGGGACACAGGTAATTTCCTTAAAAAGCAACAGCCGGAGGTAATTAAATACTATCCTAAGAAAATTGAAGTAAGGGCAAACTGGAGCCTGAATGAAACCTTTATATTAGATTAA
- a CDS encoding methionine aminotransferase, whose product MISKLPELTTTIFTVMSKMAQEYGAINLSQGFPDFHGDPLLVDLVERAMREGYNQYAPMPGDPQLRAQIASKLNNNYGSNYSEETDITITAGATQAIFTAIAASIHKGDEVIVFSPAYDCYEPAVSLFEGVSRQIQLRPPNYSPDWEEVERSIGPKTKMIIVNSPHNPSGMLFSKEDMEELQRISVKHQLLVISDEVYEHIIFDGNIHNSAARFPELAERTFITASFGKTFHNTGWKIGYCAAPKVLMEEFRKVHQYNVFSVNHPIQKALATYLQDAQTYEDLAAFYQQKRDLFLDLISSSRFKYVPSKGTYFQLLDYSEISSEGDIAFAEWLTKEKGLASIPTSVFNANGEDFHQIRLCFAKKEETLEQAAAILNSI is encoded by the coding sequence ATGATTTCTAAACTGCCCGAATTAACTACTACAATCTTCACTGTGATGAGTAAAATGGCGCAAGAATACGGTGCTATCAATCTCTCTCAAGGCTTTCCCGACTTTCACGGGGACCCCCTTCTAGTCGATCTGGTGGAGCGCGCAATGAGAGAAGGATACAATCAGTATGCTCCCATGCCCGGCGACCCGCAATTAAGGGCTCAGATAGCTTCCAAGTTAAACAACAATTATGGCAGTAACTATTCTGAAGAAACAGATATTACCATTACTGCCGGGGCAACTCAGGCTATCTTTACGGCCATAGCGGCTTCAATTCATAAAGGCGATGAGGTTATAGTGTTCTCACCGGCGTACGATTGCTACGAACCTGCGGTCTCTTTGTTTGAAGGAGTTTCCAGGCAGATACAGTTGAGGCCACCAAACTATTCACCCGATTGGGAAGAAGTAGAGCGTAGTATTGGGCCAAAAACAAAGATGATCATCGTTAATTCACCCCATAATCCCAGCGGAATGCTTTTTTCGAAGGAAGATATGGAGGAACTTCAGCGAATAAGCGTAAAACATCAACTCCTGGTAATTAGCGATGAGGTTTACGAACACATTATTTTCGACGGAAACATACATAATAGTGCCGCGAGATTCCCGGAACTGGCCGAAAGAACTTTTATCACAGCTTCATTTGGAAAAACCTTTCACAACACGGGTTGGAAGATCGGGTACTGTGCGGCCCCTAAAGTCCTCATGGAGGAATTCAGAAAAGTACATCAATATAATGTCTTTAGTGTAAATCATCCCATTCAAAAGGCTTTAGCAACCTATTTACAAGATGCACAGACTTACGAGGACCTGGCAGCGTTCTATCAGCAGAAAAGAGATCTTTTCCTGGACCTGATCTCGAGCTCTCGTTTTAAATATGTGCCCTCAAAAGGAACTTATTTTCAGCTATTGGATTATTCTGAAATTTCTTCGGAAGGTGATATTGCCTTCGCCGAATGGCTTACAAAGGAAAAAGGTCTTGCGAGCATCCCCACTTCAGTTTTTAATGCGAACGGAGAGGATTTTCATCAAATCCGACTCTGTTTTGCAAAGAAAGAAGAAACCCTTGAGCAGGCAGCCGCTATCCTCAATTCTATCTAA
- a CDS encoding ankyrin repeat domain-containing protein, with protein MSDSLFNAIRDNNENKVSELLQSNPQLVGSRDQRGSTPLLLSTYFGLKEITDIILNFPQDLDAQDTSGNTALMGVCFKGFEEIAEKLIKAGANVNTRNFNGGTALIFAVSFGRTNLVRLLLENGADPGIKDDRGNTALDHARMHSVKDAIALLENYK; from the coding sequence ATGAGCGACTCTTTGTTCAATGCGATACGCGATAATAACGAAAATAAGGTTTCCGAACTATTACAGAGTAATCCCCAATTGGTTGGGTCCCGGGATCAGCGAGGCTCTACGCCCTTGTTGTTGTCAACCTATTTTGGACTAAAGGAGATCACCGATATTATTTTGAATTTTCCTCAGGATCTCGATGCCCAGGATACTTCCGGGAATACAGCATTAATGGGGGTCTGTTTTAAAGGGTTTGAAGAAATCGCTGAGAAATTAATAAAAGCCGGAGCCAACGTTAACACCCGAAACTTTAACGGGGGTACGGCACTAATCTTTGCTGTTAGTTTTGGCAGGACGAATTTGGTGCGTCTCTTATTAGAAAATGGTGCCGATCCCGGAATAAAGGATGATCGAGGGAATACAGCCTTGGATCATGCCAGGATGCACAGTGTGAAGGATGCCATTGCCTTACTGGAAAATTATAAATGA